The window CAGGGCAGTAGCAGTGGGGATACGATCCATAGATGCCCGCCACATAAAACAGTTCACCTTTAGTGGGACTTCATGGATCCAATTTATTAGACATTCCCCTGTTGGTGTCGCAGTATCTCTCCCATCAATTTTTGATCTAAGGACGTCTACATGGAAAACCTTATCGCTTGAAATATCGCATATCCATTCATCTCTACGTGGATTCAATTGAATATTACGGACCATGTCGAAGAGTGAGTCAGCCTCTATAAGTTGGGTCGTGAGGGTCGGACTTGATTTCCATTCCCAGTTGATCCCTCCTGATTTGATCCGATCACTTATTTTACACTGTTTTTTCCGTTCCAGCTTGTATAGCTCTGGGAAGGATTCCTTTAATGTTGTTTCGTATGTGGTGGAGTACATAGTAGACCTGACCTTGTGACCTTAAGACAAGTTAGTTGAAGATTCGGTGATTGACAATCTTGTCCATTATTGACAATTAGGTGACATACATTTTTGTACATATTGACAATTTTGGTAGTATACACTTTTATAAAGTGGTAAATGTATTTCCATACATAGCACAACGTTCCATGCATAAATTACAAGTAAAAGAGATGAGAGAAAAAGCTTCTTCAAGGCTATATCGATATCATCATTCATCACATTCAACAAAAACAACCAGTTTTAACCACAAAGCCTCAATTCACAACATAGTCATAAACCACAAAACATACACGAACAAACCAAAACTCGTTCGCTATGTATATCAGTATATCTCATCACCTCGTTATTCCAAATCCTAATTCTCATTTTTTACGTTGTTAATTTTTTGTATAGTAAAAAGTATGTTCACCACCACACCTCAGCTTTACGGGTGCTTTACACTTTCCTTCACCTTTGACCAGTCAATCTTCCCTGCACACTTAGAGCATACGTACACGTGTCCACCACACCTACATTTAACACATCCACGTCAAaactatttttaactattataatataaataaaagttaaaaagaaaagaaattccatatttattttattttttacctATCGGATGTCGAACCAAAACCACCATTATCACAACATATAAAGCAACCCTTTTCCCCTTCTTCACTTCGATTCAAAGCTGAAGAAACCTCCTGTTTCACAGATCTTTGCAACTCAAGTTGCATATTCATGCAAGTCTCCAACGTCTTTTGCATACTGTTCATCCGTTCTTGAAGAATAGCCATGTCAACACGTAACTCATCAATGATCTGGCAATCATTTCGTTGTGTTTGAACTTCAACAACCTCAGTGGCATTTTCGTTATTATTTTCATCTTCTTCACTCTCATGATTTTCTCTTTCTATCATCCAGTCGTCATTATCCGATTCAGAACCCTGAACTTCTTGTTCCAGACGTTGTTGTATTAATCGATCCAGTCTTTCACGGAAATCACTTTCTAGAAGATTCGAGACTCTTCTCCTTCTCACAAGTTCTCGAAGCTCTGGCCTGTTGTTGTTATCATCATCATCCGAAGCTTCCAGATACCAATTTTCTCTAGTATTTGTGTTTTCCAAAACGTTGTCGTACCATTCATCTTCATTCTGGATCGAGTTTGAATCCTCTAAACCCTCGTTTGACTCTAAATCAGTCAAATTACGCCATTCACTACCATCGTCTTCTACATTTGGTTCTTGGCTTCTGGTTTCAATGAACTCAATCAGCGCTAATTCATGGTTTTCTTCGTGTTCCACAACTTGTTCATTCTGTTCTTCGGGATTTTCATCTGCGTTTGTTTCAAAGTCAACGTTGTCAGATTGACTAACGTCGGTTATCGTGTTAACGGTGTCAGTTTGGTTAACGATTTCATCTGGATGATCCTGATCGTCCATGCTATTGTCAGATGAGGTATCATACTGGGGCTCATCATGACGTTTACCCAATCTTGATAAGATCCCTTTCCTGTTTTTCGAATGAAAAATCAgaattaaataacaaaaaaagattaaattaaaagaaaaagtaAACTTTAATTAAAGTAATTACCTTATATCAGATActttttgtgtttgtgtttgtctCAGTAACCCCAATTCGTTTGCTGCATTTGAAGTAGACTTCTCTTCTTGGATAAATCTTTGGTTCCATAAGAATCTACCTCTCAGCAATGACTACAGAATGGAAAGAGAAACGTTGGAATCGGAATCAAAGAAATGATATATGAAATGGAAAAGGAATGGAAATGTTTGAAACCTGAATCCGATTCCGATGATTGAAGGTAGAAACAGGTCGATTCTCCAATAAACTCTGGATTTCTTGTTTCCTTTCCATCTGAAACCTTGTTAGTAAGTCAAGAAGAGCTTGTCTACCATATAACCTACGAATAGAACCACTAGTTTCTGCTTCACGAGTAGTGTTTGAATTTGACTCAATCCATTGCCTCACTGATCTCACCCTTTTGCATTCATTTTCACAACCCCCTTGAACCCTAGAACAGTTGTTGTTCTTATATGAAGTGTGTCCATGGTGGCCATGGTTGCTACTGTTTTTGCTTCCCCATTCACGGAAAATTTGCCTCACACGTTGTTTGTCAGCAAGACAAAGAGCAGGAGAGCGTTGGACATTTTGAAGTTCCATTTGGTTATGGTCTCGAGGCCACTCATTTTCAACTTCACTAGTGGTTATTGATACATTTTCTTCACTTTCTGCACCTAATGATGAACATGAGCATTGGCTGCTTCCTGTGTTACGGATTGATTGTTGCCTTTCAATCTCCTTGAATCTGGTTTCACCTTCAAGATCACGCCACATTTTTCTGATAAATGATGTTCGGGTGATTGGTCTCTCTTGATTACCACGTCTTCTTGATATTGGAGGATAATTCTCTCCAAGATAAGAAGATTCGAGAACTGCAACGCTATTCATTCCAGCTACAGCCATTTTTGCTCTTCACCAAAGCACTGGTGTTCTACGCGTCTAGTTCAACTGCGACTCATCCCATATATCCTGATAATATAGAAAAGTCATTAAGCAAAATCCGACAATTCAGATGTTTGTTAAATATCTGGAGTTCGACAGAATAAATTCCGATAACCAGAAGAGAATGCAATGAAATAGTTACGAATCACTGTTAAAATAATTTTAGGTTTCTATTTTCTCGAATTAGAACCCTAATCTTTCATATTCGTTCCCCAGAATTGAATATTATCTGCATCAAGAACCACTTTACAATCTTCCTAAAGCAATTTCAAAAAATCTATGTACGAAGGATTCCTCAAGAACATATCTACAATCAATAAAATTGAAGAGACCTCAACCAAAATCACAGCAAGTAAAAAGAAACACAGTATAAAATCTAAACGAAGATTCTAATACGAACACATTTATAATCCGAACAACATAAACCACAGGATCAAAAAACGAACAATATACGAACAGGTAGATAGAATCTCATCCTAGATTTCAATATCATAATCAAAATAGCAACATAACTACAACAGATTATGAAGCGATTATAACGAACACAAAttaaaaccaaaaaataaaataGGAACACATGATAGAATGACGAATCTCAACCTAGATTTCCATAAACATCACATTTAGAATCCGAATAACAGGTTGTGAATCGATTGAAAAGAACATCTTAAATCAAAGAAACTAACCTGTGGAATACTACTTCTTCGTCTCGAATTTCATAAACATGAATGAAATTTAAGAGTCATCGATCGGTCAAGAGTAGGTAAAATAGTCGCAACAAACAGCACACAGTAGAGagaaagagtgtgtgtgtgtgtgtttgtgtgtgtgagagagagaaagagagaaagagagggagtAATGAGGGAAGAGGGGAACACGTTTTTCGGTTGGGAGGTGCATAAATTATGGCGTAGCTGTAACGTCTATTTTTGTAATAGAGAAGAAAGAATTAGAAGGAGCCATTGACAAAAAGAGAGATTTGACCATTCTACCCTTGTGGAAAaaattcttttgtttttttgattATTTAATTCTTGTGGAATGTCGATTGCCTTTTCACTTGCTTCATTACGCGATTTATGGAGTCTTGAATTCAACGGGAAGACCGGTTGATAAGGGTAGTGGGTAAAGATGTAAACGTCGTCGTATCACTTACATGTTTCTTTGGAAATTTACAAATATATTTAATGTATTTAATATATGGTTAGAACAATTGGTATAGTAATTAACAAATCATTTGCTACATTTTGCCTTTAttgaaaatgttaaaataaagatTTTTCATTAGGCGATCTGTTATACCCATCACATATCATATATGTGGTGAGTGCCACATCAACACCACATTACCCTACCACTAACATGGGATACCTACCACTAACACACCACTCCAcatcattattttttatttgtttttaaatcaaaaatacaataaaataaggCAAGTTTTGTTAATATGGGTAAATCTAAGGACTGAAATTGGCAATTTTTGAAAGTTTTGATCATCTCTTTCCCTTAAATCACAGAACTCGACGCATGTCTTGTTCCTCCTCTTTCCCTATTGGGCGTTTACTTTCGTTGTCTGCATCACGAGTGAGCACGACCACGGCCGACCACGAAAGATCGGGATGGTGTGCACGATGAACTTCCGTGGCCACGTAGACCACAATCTTGCTCGTGCTCGGTATACCAGATGGTCTTATATTAATTGTATGCAAACTCTGAAAAATAATAGAATTGTAAAGAAAATAAATAGCCAAATTACATTAGAAAATTaaccattttattttttttttaaaattaccaTTTGTTGCCTTATAAACGAGGCTaaacttaaaaagaaaaagaaaaaaaaaatctaagctaacaaactgtaaaagttgttttatttaaATAGTTAACTTTTTAATTATGTATCTATTGAAGGTAAAAATGTTAAAGTTAATTATCCTACAATTTAGTTTTTAAACATAATTACCTTAAACTACAAACATATCAAAATTGAATTTTGTATTACGTAATTACCCAAAAGAAATCACATACGTGTTGATTAAACTGTACCTCAAGTTCTCAACGAGAGCGACACTTGCAAGAATATAATTTTTATCACACAAAACTTATCATAAATACCAACAAATATGAAAGTGTCCACGAAATCCCAACTACATAAGAAACAAAAAGCACCTATTATAGATCTATGATGATATGTATATATAAGTACAAAACAAATACTATCAACGTGTACATATATGGTACATTTGTATGAGATTTTCTTTATCAAGTATAAATATGAGGATAATAAAACATTTACCAAGGACATAGAGGGTGTTCTGTTCCATTAGTGGATCGACCAATTAGAATCTAAACAATTAATGTACGAGATCAAGATTTGATATTTGTCAGGGGTGTTTTTTGAATAGGCCATGCTTGCTTGTTGGTGTAGATATTGTCAATCAAAGCTCATCTTTTCAGTTGACTTCACCCTTCTTAGTAGTCGTTTTCACGTGTTATCCGTCCGAAGTCACCACttcttccttccattttcttaaggttttacctcAAATCAAAGCTTTTTCAATCGATCTCAGTcatatattattataaattaatttcaTATCTCAATTGTATATTACACATTTGAATCGCACTTGACCCCCCCCCCCTCTCCTCCCCAGTCGCAATATGCATGAGCCTCCAATCTATAGACACCTTAAGCATTTCTTTCATTAATAGTTTCACACTTTACTTTACACACATCTTAAAATCCTATTTAGTCCACATTTACCCCATTTCAGTAAATACTAGATGTTTATCATTATGTTTTGTGGATCCATCATATTACCATTCATATCAAATTAGTCGAGCTCTACAATTATGTTGAGACTTCCAGTATTGCTATTGCATTGATTAAACTCAATGATGAAACTATTGTAGGTGGTAATGCACCTTGTAGCCACTGCTAGACAGTCGTGCTTAGCTTCCAACCTAGGCTACATGGAACTATCTCTAGAGAATAAGACAAACAGATGGTATAAATGTGTTGGTGTATGAAATCTTGTCTAATATGGAGCACTTAGGAACAACATAGAGCACTTGAAGTTGGAGTGGAGCATCAGTGATGTGCCATGCTTCATGATGTGCCATTATAAAGAAGATGTGTCGCTTTGGAATCAAGATGTGCCATCTAGAAGGAGGATGTGTCATCTAGAAGGAGGATGTGACATCTTGATGAAGGATGTGACATCTTGATGAAGGATGTGTCAATATTCGGTTTGATGTTCCGCACATGTTCCTGGTGTGCCACATGTGCTCATGATGTGACACACATGTTCCTGGTATGACACATGTATTTTTGATGTGCCACCTGGCACCACGACGAAGTGTCATGCATAGGAGATGTTACCAAGTGACAAGATATGCCACCAAGTGACAATATATGTCACCAAGTGATAGAAGGTGTTGCTCAATGACACCTGATATGCTAGTGGTGTATTGATGGTACAAATTCTATGAAGGATGAAGGTTCTAGAAGCGTCTACATGAAATTCCATGATTGGTTGGAAATTAAGGAATCCCTTTAATGGGCTAATTATGGATAGTCAGTCCCTttcagaattagggtttctcatgcTTGCCTATAAAATAGGCTCATATCCCTATAATTGTAAAATGCTAGATTTCATTGAGAGATTAAAGTGAgatataattttgagttttttgtAATACTTCCAGCCAGTTAATAAAATTCTCTTTCTCGTTCGCCCATAGACGTATGTCACCTTGACCAAACCACATTAAATATTGTGCTCACTTGATTTACGTTTTTTAGAAGTTTTATTCCCGCAAGTTCACCAATGTTTGTTTGATATTTTTCAGAAGTGCTTAACTTGTTTTGTTGTATCCCAACAAACTGGTATCAGAACTATAGTTGGAGATGAGAGAGTTGAGATGGACAAGTTCAATGGAAATGATTTCGGTTTCTAGAAAATACAAATTGAAGACTGCCTCTACCTGAAGAATTTACATGAACCATTATGTGAAGTAAACCTAAAGAAATGAAGCAGGAGGATTGGGATTTGTTAGATCAAATGGCCCTTGGTGTGGTGAGATTATCATTGGCAAAgaatgtattttataactttgtTATTAGCAAAGAATGTATTTTATAACCTTTCCACTTATGATCACCAAATGTAACATGACGACATTCCTATTATTATCACCTTTGACGGATAGTTGGTCTGATACAATGACAACAGTTAGCATCTCAGTTGGGGGTGTTATGTTGACCTTTGAAGACCTTCGCGATTTAATCCTTGTTGAGGATGTATATAGACGGAGTGTTGGAGAAGCTTCAAATAGTCTTATGAGTATTTAACACAAATGAAGGGAGTCGAACAGAGGGTGTGGGGGTAGCGGAAGATAAAAGTCGAGAGGAGAGGTGGACAAAACAATAGGAGGGACGTGACCTATTGGAACTACAAAGAGAATGGTCATGTCAAAAGTCGGTATCTAATGTTAATGGTAGATAAAGGCCAAAAGGAGATGAATATGTCAGAAGATTTTGAAGGTGAAGCGCTCAAATTTTCAGTTGAAAACTCAATAGAATCTTAGGTCTAGGATCCGGGTGCATCATTTCATGCTAGTCATTCCAAAAATGTGATGCAAAACTTTAGGCTTTACCAAGGGAAGGTCAGACTAGAAGATAACAAGTGTTTGGATATTATGGGTGTCAGAGATATGGTTCTCAAGACTactttgggtatggattggactTTGAAGAATGTCAAGTTCATTCCAGATCTAAAGAGGATGTTGATATCATTTGGGAAACTTAATAATTAAGGTCATCATGTTACATTTGGTGATCATAAGTGGAaaatgaagaaggaaaacttgATTGTTGTTAAGGGTCAGAAATAGGGTGAGAGGGGAGTTGGGACATCCACTATATTCCATTAAAGATTTGTTTATATGAGTGAGAAGGGGATGAGGAATCTTATATCGAATGGTAGAATGCCAAATTCAAAGATTATGATAGATGCTTCTAGGCCATGTTCTATTGGTATACAGAAGAAAGTCGGTTTCAGTTCCTTTTGGTGTTTATAATCAGTTTCTTTGGTAGGAGGATCCTGGAATCATGAAAGACCTATCACTTATCAAATGATAGGTAGATATTCAAGAAGCAATATGAGCTCTGATATATCTAGAAATAGTGGGAGCTCTGGTGATAACAATTATGAGGTTGGAGTTGTAGGTGATTCAAAGATGAAACATCCTATTATCCAGATGACCACTAAGCAAAGTACTCCAATGAGGTATTCTCCATCAACCAATGACTTGTTGATGTGTGAGAATAGGTCAAAACTAGAGGCATTAAGGATTGACTTCATATAGTGGGAGAAGGCTATGGATGGCGAGTTGAGCAGACTGTAGAAACAGTCAAGATAATAACCAAGGGGCTGCTAAGCTGAAGAAAGTCCTTGGTATGGTGAACTCATTAGATAAAGGTACTA of the Lactuca sativa cultivar Salinas chromosome 6, Lsat_Salinas_v11, whole genome shotgun sequence genome contains:
- the LOC111897813 gene encoding uncharacterized protein LOC111897813 gives rise to the protein MAVAGMNSVAVLESSYLGENYPPISRRRGNQERPITRTSFIRKMWRDLEGETRFKEIERQQSIRNTGSSQCSCSSLGAESEENVSITTSEVENEWPRDHNQMELQNVQRSPALCLADKQRVRQIFREWGSKNSSNHGHHGHTSYKNNNCSRVQGGCENECKRVRSVRQWIESNSNTTREAETSGSIRRLYGRQALLDLLTRFQMERKQEIQSLLENRPVSTFNHRNRIQSLLRGRFLWNQRFIQEEKSTSNAANELGLLRQTQTQKVSDIRKGILSRLGKRHDEPQYDTSSDNSMDDQDHPDEIVNQTDTVNTITDVSQSDNVDFETNADENPEEQNEQVVEHEENHELALIEFIETRSQEPNVEDDGSEWRNLTDLESNEGLEDSNSIQNEDEWYDNVLENTNTRENWYLEASDDDDNNNRPELRELVRRRRVSNLLESDFRERLDRLIQQRLEQEVQGSESDNDDWMIERENHESEEDENNNENATEVVEVQTQRNDCQIIDELRVDMAILQERMNSMQKTLETCMNMQLELQRSVKQEVSSALNRSEEGEKGCFICCDNGGFGSTSDRCGGHVYVCSKCAGKIDWSKVKESVKHP